In the genome of Leucobacter luti, one region contains:
- a CDS encoding acyl-CoA thioesterase: MSEYRHIVRKWVKPEDLNQHGALFGGRLLQWVDEEAAIVAVAQLGSIDVVTRHMSAINFVSRADRGDLLELEYRVAAFGRTSITLSCRVENAVTGSEVLTLDEIVFVSVDDSGASVAHGRSEPTTGTERLRE, encoded by the coding sequence ATGAGTGAGTATCGGCATATCGTGCGCAAGTGGGTCAAGCCCGAAGACCTCAACCAGCACGGTGCGCTCTTCGGCGGACGCCTGCTGCAGTGGGTGGATGAGGAGGCCGCCATCGTCGCGGTCGCGCAGCTTGGGTCGATTGACGTGGTGACGCGCCACATGTCAGCAATCAACTTTGTGTCGCGCGCAGACCGCGGTGATCTGCTCGAACTCGAGTATCGCGTTGCGGCCTTCGGGCGCACTTCCATCACGCTGAGCTGCCGCGTGGAAAATGCGGTGACCGGCAGCGAGGTGCTCACGCTCGACGAGATCGTGTTTGTCTCGGTTGACGACAGCGGCGCTTCCGTCGCACACGGCCGCTCCGAGCCAACGACCGGCACGGAGCGGCTGCGCGAATAG